From one Coffea eugenioides isolate CCC68of chromosome 11, Ceug_1.0, whole genome shotgun sequence genomic stretch:
- the LOC113753374 gene encoding F-box only protein 6 gives MEGGGGGLAMLRQLIGQLQDLLDLYASPLPPSYFLRFPPPPHHHRHQHSWCLFNLDDNSIKDNCYNLIMTAGKSENLKMLEPGKPPPVKKARKERNRGKLTETTRSTEIMEQTIWKDFPEDLFEAVIARLPIATFFRFRSVCQKWNSLLTSQSFSQQCAEVPPSQPWFYTITHENVNTGAMYDPTSKKWHHPTVPALPTKLIVLPVASAGGLVCFLDIAHRSFYVCNPLTRSFRELPARSVKVWSRVAVGMTLNGKSTSGGYKILWVGSDGEYEVYDSTQNSWTRPGSIPPNIKLPLALNFRSQAVSIDSMLYFMRSDPDGIVSYDTISGSWKQFIIPAPLHLSDHTLAESEGRIMLVGLLTKNAATCVCIWELQKMTLLWKEVDRMPNIWCLDFYGKHVRMTCLGNKGLLMLSLRSRQMNRLVTYDLSSREWLKVPGCVLPRGRKKQWIACGTAFHPCLTALA, from the exons ATGGAAGGTGGAGGTGGTGGGCTTGCCATGCTCAGGCAGCTCATCGGACAGCTTCAAGACCTCTTAGACCTCTACGCGTCTCCTCTTCCTCCTAGCTATTTTCTCCGCTTTCCACCACCGCCGCACCACCACCGCCACCAACACAG CTGGTGCCTTTTTAATCTCGATGATAACTCCATAAAAGATAACTGCTACAATCTTATAATGACTGCTGGAAAATCTGAAAATCTCAAAATGTTGGAGCCTGGCAAGCCACCACCAGTCAAGAAAGCTCGTAAAGAACGGAATCGTGGAAAACTGACAGAAACTACTAGGTCCACTGAGATTATGGAGCAGACAATTTGGAAAGATTTTCCGGAGGACCTTTTTGAAGCTGTTATTGCAAGGCTCCCCATAGCCACATTTTTTCGCTTTCGATCAGTTTGTCAAAAGTGGAACTCATTACTTACTTCTCAAAGTTTCTCCCAACAGTGTGCTGAAGTTCCTCCATCCCAACCTTGGTTTTACACCATCACTCACGAAAATGTGAACACCGGAGCAATGTATGACCCAACGTCAAAGAAATGGCACCACCCAACTGTTCCCGCATTGCCGACTAAGCTAATTGTCTTGCCAGTGGCTTCAGCAGGGGGCCTCGTGTGTTTCCTTGATATTGCACACCGCAGTTTCTATGTATGCAATCCTCTTACAAGATCTTTTAGGGAGTTGCCTGCTAGATCTGTTAAGGTCTGGTCCCGCGTGGCTGTTGGCATGACTTTGAATGGGAAATCCACGAGTGGGGGTTATAAGATCCTTTGGGTTGGTAGTGATGGAGAGTATGAAGTTTATGACTCCACACAGAACAGTTGGACTCGGCCAGGAAGCATCCCCCCCAATATTAAGCTCCCTCTTGCACTGAACTTCAGGTCCCAGGCTGTGTCGATTGATAGCATGCTTTACTTCATGCGATCAGATCCTGATGGGATTGTGTCCTATGATACAATTTCTGGGAGTTGGAAGCAGTTCATAATCCCTGCCCCTCTGCACCTGAGTGACCACACACTTGCAGAGTCTGAGGGAAGGATCATGCTTGTgggcttgctcacaaagaatgCTGCTACATGTGTCTGCATATGGGAGCTGCAAAAGATGACTCTCTTGTGGAAGGAGGTTGACAGAATGCCAAACATATGGTGCTTAGACTTTTACGGAAAGCACGTTAGGATGACATGCTTGGGCAACAAAGGTTTGCTTATGTTATCCCTGAGATCAAGACAAATGAATCGGCTTGTTACATATGATTTATCAAGCAGGGAATGGCTGAAGGTTCCAGGTTGTGTCTTGCCACGTGGGAGAAAGAAGCAATGGATTGCATGTGGCACTGCATTTCATCCATGTTTGACAGCTCTTGCTTGA
- the LOC113754260 gene encoding squamosa promoter-binding-like protein 2, producing the protein MEWNTKSDWDNLISFNSKTSDSLKKLQLTDLVIDDEGEIDGGSFDLSGIGGTSGGSGSDLGHGSSGKSSKSVSTDSSPKEGMKTSGLKLQGSPGAIITEIVPPRADLSRTPSSLETSVVSVEPLIGLKLGKRTYFENSVGSSTKSPGFSVAPVSSISTAKKTKSSCQNATIPRCQVEGCNLDLSSAKDYHRKHKVCDNHSKCPKVVVAGLERRFCQQCSRFHSLTEFDEKKRSCRRRLSDHNARRRKPRQETIQFNRTKLTSSYHDGRKQMNFSLNNGESIGNPTWENVCSSKFMLTQHFPLKREKVGQPPLPRIELPYAMTMHNKLSNELLTSKASAADVFKQGFKESVSSSESAAPEFPRALSLLSTNSWGSSEPEPPISFDHPLRVYPTTMPLSVIPQALPSEYWQIETQSSSHTFTGSSNIGGHFQEIQLFKPPYQNDIFSNTWS; encoded by the exons ATGGAGTGGAATACTAAGTCGGACTGGGATAatttaatttcatttaattcaaaGACAAGTGATAGCCTTAAAAAGCTGCAGTTAactgatttggttattgatgACGAGGGGGAAATTGATGGTGGTTCATTCGATCTGTCTGGGATTGGAGGTACTAGTGGTGGTTCTGGATCTGATTTGGGGCATGGTTCTTCTGGGAAGAGCTCAAAGTCGGTTTCCACAGACTCTTCACCAAAGGAGGGGATGAAGACATCCGGTCTTAAGCTTCAGGGCTCTCCTGGAGCTATTATCACGGAAATAGTTCCACCAAGGGCTGATCTATCCAGAACACCGTCGTCTTTGGAGACATCTGTTGTTTCGGTTGAACCGCTAATTGGACTGAAACTTGGGAAGAGAACCTATTTTGAGAACAGCGTTGGCAGCAGTACTAAGAGCCCAGGCTTCTCTGTTGCTCCTGTATCGTCCATTTCTACGGCAAAGAAAACGAAATCATCTTGTCAGAATGCGACTATCCCTCGCTGCCAAGTTGAAGGCTGCAACCTTGATCTCTCTTCAGCTAAAGACTACCACCGTAAGCATAAAGTTTGTGATAACCATTCCAAATGCCCAAAGGTTGTTGTAGCTGGTCTAGAACGACGTTTTTGCCAACAGTGTAGCAG GTTTCACAGCTTGACCGAGTTTGATGAGAAAAAGCGAAGTTGTCGTAGAAGGCTTTCTGATCATAATGCTAGACGTCGCAAGCCTCGCCAGGAAACAATCCAGTTCAACAGAACGAAACTCACTTCGTCATATCATG ATGGCAGGaaacaaatgaatttttcacTGAACAATGGGGAAAGTATTGGGAACCCTACGTGGGAAAATGTATGTAGCTCAAAGTTCATGCTAACACAACACTTCCCTTTGAAACGTGAGAAAGTTGGGCAGCCACCTTTGCCAAGAATTGAGCTGCCTTATGCGATGACTATGCATAATAAGTTATCCAATGAACTCTTGACATCCAAGGCCTCTGCTGCTGATGTTTTTAAACAAG GTTTCAAGGAATCCGTATCGTCCTCCGAGTCAGCAGCACCTGAGTTTCCTCGTGCTCTCTCTCTTCTGTCAACAAATTCGTGGGGTTCATCTGAACCAGAGCCGCCCATATCGTTTGACCACCCCTTGCGTGTATATCCTACTACCATGCCTCTCTCCGTGATTCCCCAAGCCTTGCCATCGGAATACTGGCAGATCGAAACTCAGTCAAGCTCTCATACCTTCACTGGTAGCAGTAACATTGGCGGTCACTTCCAGGAAATTCAGCTTTTCAAACCACCGTATCAGAATGacattttttcaaacacttGGAGTTGA
- the LOC113754261 gene encoding ranBP2-type zinc finger protein At1g67325 isoform X1, which produces MSQVDNRNSSAAKRARTDGGRREDDWTCPSCGNVNFSFRTTCNMRNCTQPRPADHNSKSAVKPLQAPQNYPASAPYIGSGAPSSMYMGVPPYGSSLFNGTSMPPYDVPFSGGSAYHYNYGSRLSGGSPYRPLHLPGPAPYSGGSMIGNGGMYGVPPLMDRYGLGLPVGPAAMGPRPGFFPDEKSQKKDGARDNDWACPKCGNLNFSFRTVCNMRKCNTPKPGSQGAKSGKNAKPDMPEGSWKCEKCNNINYPFRTKCNRQNCGADKPSEQKKSPSKGADENDQ; this is translated from the exons ATGTCTCAG GTTGACAATAGAAATTCCTCGGCAGCAAAACGTGCCCGGACTGATG GTGGCCGTAGAGAAGATGACTGGACATGTCCCAGTTGTGGGAATGTTAATTTCTCCTTCAGGACAACTTGTAATATGCGGAACTGTACTCAGCCTAGGCCTGCTGATCATAACTCC AAATCTGCTGTAAAGCCTCTGCAAGCGCCCCAAAACTACCCAGCCTCAGCTCCATATATAGGTTCTGGTGCACCATCCTCAATGTATATGGGTGTACCTCCTTATGGATCTTCTCTCTTCAATGGGACATCTATGCCACCTTATGACGTTCCATTTTCTGGGGGATCTGCCTATCATTATAACTATGGCAGTCGTCTTTCTGGAGGTAGCCCATATCGACCATTGCATTTGCCCGGTCCTGCTCCTTACTCTGGTGGTTccatgattggaaatg GTGGGATGTATGGTGTGCCGCCATTAATGGACCGGTATGGCTTGGGTTTACCCGTTGGTCCTGCTGCAATG GGGCCAAGACCAGGATTTTTTCCAGACGAAAAGTCCCAAAAAAAGG ATGGAGCACGTGATAATGACTGGGCATGCCCCAAGTGTGGTAATTTGAACTTCTCATTCAGGACAGTTTGTAATATGAGGAAATGCAACACACCAAAGCCTGGATCCCAA GGTGCAAAGTCAGGGAAGAACGCAA AACCAGACATGCCAGAGGGGAGCTGGAAGTGTGAGAAATGCAACAACATTAATTATCCTTTCAGGACGAAGTGTAACAGACAGAACTGTGGAGCTGATAAGCCATCTGAACAGAAAAAGTCGCCATCCAAGGGAGCTGATGAAAATGATCAG TGA
- the LOC113751597 gene encoding non-specific lipid transfer protein GPI-anchored 1 gives MNARAEITAFLVLAIGCSLVAGDAITDQCVNEFPKLSTCLNFATGKQDTPTKECCTSVSDLKNKNPVCLCYIIQQIHSGSDPQIKNMGIQEARLLQLPSACKLTNASTSECPKLLHLSPSSPDAAIFANSTASTTPSTATPDKSTPTKSNAGSTTFKNGPQLAGPALAIVVAIFFSSFPTGLALMSSCST, from the exons ATGAACGCGAGAGCTGAAATCACTGCTTTTTTGGTATTGGCAATCGGTTGCAGTTTGGTTGCTGGAGATGCCATTACAGATCAATGTGTGAATGAGTTTCCAAAGCTGTCGACGTGCCTAAACTTTGCAACCGGGAAGCAGGACACCCCGACGAAAGAGTGTTGCACTTCGGTGTCGGACCTCAAGAACAAGAACCCGGTTTGTTTGTGCTACATTATTCAACAGATCCACAGTGGAAGCGATCCTCAGATCAAGAACATGGGCATTCAAGAAGCTCGCTTGCTTCAGCTGCCTTCTGCTTGCAAGTTGACTAACGCCAGCACCAGCGAATGCCCCA AGCTGCTCCACCTATCTCCAAGTTCTCCTGATGCTGCCATCTTCGCAAACTCGACTGCTTCAACAACCCCAAGTACTGCAACACCAGACAAATCCACACCAACAAAATCTAATGCTGGCTCAACTACATTCAAGAACGGACCTCAACTAGCCGGACCTGCTTTGGCTATTGTCGTGGCCATCTTCTTCTCTTCATTTCCAACTGGCCTAGCGCTCATGTCTTCATGTTCTACATAA
- the LOC113754282 gene encoding uncharacterized protein LOC113754282 yields the protein MQYVQQYVFAKYPEYSNGLVEEGDEIDLYKICVNEESSENMLEDGRGKSPKNIGARESSSPSFGSSTADLDRKQLEPSRLLDILSKKTSLQGNFISIPEIQVRNRALQQCGLKEEEYLVLFAPTVKEATMLIGESYPFFRGNYYMTILGEETDSIRTYVASKDSKTIVAPETWLDLRIKGSQLSQYFRRKCKYNPKGLFAYPAYVNDTRHSMHWISEAHRNSWHVLFDATALDFGKDRLTLALHRPDFVLCTVESTRPQPSRITCLLVRRKSFDTSAPSA from the coding sequence ATGCAATATGTACAGCAATATGTCTTTGCAAAGTATCCTGAGTACTCCAATGGCCTCGTGGAAGAAGGAGACGAGATTGATCTGTACAAAATCTGCGTCAACGAAGAGTCTTCAGAGAACATGCTTGAGGACGGCAGGGGAAAGTCCCCCAAGAACATCGGCGCAAGGGAGTCATCTTCGCCTTCTTTTGGCAGTTCTACCGCTGATTTGGACAGAAAGCAACTGGAGCCCTCAAGATTACTTGACATCCTCAGTAAGAAGACTTCTCTTCAGGGGAATTTTATTTCAATCCCTGAAATACAAGTTCGTAATCGAGCCTTGCAGCAGTGTGGGctaaaagaagaagaatactTGGTTCTTTTCGCTCCTACCGTCAAAGAAGCCACCATGCTGATAGGAGAGTCGTACCCTTTCTTCAGAGGGAACTACTATATGACCATCCTTGGAGAAGAAACTGATTCCATAAGGACATATGTCGCATCCAAGGACTCTAAGACTATCGTAGCACCAGAGACTTGGTTGGACTTGAGGATTAAGGGTTCACAGCTTAGCCAGTACTTCAGGAGAAAGTgtaaatacaatccaaaaggtcTTTTTGCTTACCCTGCTTATGTTAACGACACCCGTCACTCGATGCATTGGATCTCGGAAGCACATAGGAATTCTTGGCATGTACTTTTTGATGCAACTGCATTGGATTTTGGGAAAGATCGGCTGACCCTTGCGCTACACAGGCCTGATTTTGTGTTATGTACAGTTGAGAGTACACGTCCTCAGCCGTCCAGAATCACTTGCCTCTTAGTAAGAAGAAAATCATTCGACACCTCAGCACCTTCAGCTTAG
- the LOC113754261 gene encoding ranBP2-type zinc finger protein At1g67325 isoform X2 yields MSQVDNRNSSAAKRARTDGGRREDDWTCPSCGNVNFSFRTTCNMRNCTQPRPADHNSKSAVKPLQAPQNYPASAPYIGSGAPSSMYMGVPPYGSSLFNGTSMPPYDVPFSGGSAYHYNYGSRLSGGSPYRPLHLPGPAPYSGGSMIGGMYGVPPLMDRYGLGLPVGPAAMGPRPGFFPDEKSQKKDGARDNDWACPKCGNLNFSFRTVCNMRKCNTPKPGSQGAKSGKNAKPDMPEGSWKCEKCNNINYPFRTKCNRQNCGADKPSEQKKSPSKGADENDQ; encoded by the exons ATGTCTCAG GTTGACAATAGAAATTCCTCGGCAGCAAAACGTGCCCGGACTGATG GTGGCCGTAGAGAAGATGACTGGACATGTCCCAGTTGTGGGAATGTTAATTTCTCCTTCAGGACAACTTGTAATATGCGGAACTGTACTCAGCCTAGGCCTGCTGATCATAACTCC AAATCTGCTGTAAAGCCTCTGCAAGCGCCCCAAAACTACCCAGCCTCAGCTCCATATATAGGTTCTGGTGCACCATCCTCAATGTATATGGGTGTACCTCCTTATGGATCTTCTCTCTTCAATGGGACATCTATGCCACCTTATGACGTTCCATTTTCTGGGGGATCTGCCTATCATTATAACTATGGCAGTCGTCTTTCTGGAGGTAGCCCATATCGACCATTGCATTTGCCCGGTCCTGCTCCTTACTCTGGTGGTTccatgattg GTGGGATGTATGGTGTGCCGCCATTAATGGACCGGTATGGCTTGGGTTTACCCGTTGGTCCTGCTGCAATG GGGCCAAGACCAGGATTTTTTCCAGACGAAAAGTCCCAAAAAAAGG ATGGAGCACGTGATAATGACTGGGCATGCCCCAAGTGTGGTAATTTGAACTTCTCATTCAGGACAGTTTGTAATATGAGGAAATGCAACACACCAAAGCCTGGATCCCAA GGTGCAAAGTCAGGGAAGAACGCAA AACCAGACATGCCAGAGGGGAGCTGGAAGTGTGAGAAATGCAACAACATTAATTATCCTTTCAGGACGAAGTGTAACAGACAGAACTGTGGAGCTGATAAGCCATCTGAACAGAAAAAGTCGCCATCCAAGGGAGCTGATGAAAATGATCAG TGA
- the LOC113754298 gene encoding probable methyltransferase At1g27930: protein MEKSGNMSIKRHFSPEKRWLLGTTVVCLFGGALFLAAYVSIPETPLFCKSMPGFLAKGSYSGETLQRNAIVHYATSRVVPQQSLDEIRVSFDVLKAKSPCNFLVFGLGHDSLMWASLNPGGTTLFLEEDPKWVDTVLKDAPYLRAHTVKYRTKLSEADDLLKQYPSQPECSAEKPFLRGNTKCKLALNMLPWEVYNKEWDLIMIDAPRGYFAEAPGRMAAIYSAAVMARNRKGSGVTHVFLHDVDRKVEKVYAETFLCRKNRVKSVGRLWHFEIPPATDSSPQFC, encoded by the coding sequence ATGGAAAAATCTGGTAATATGTCTATTAAGCGCCATTTTAGTCCTGAGAAGCGATGGTTACTGGGCACAACAGTTGTCTGCTTATTTGGTGGAGCGCTGTTTCTTGCGGCATATGTAAGCATACCGGAGACTCCCCTTTTCTGCAAATCCATGCCGGGCTTCTTGGCAAAAGGTTCATACTCGGGTGAGACGCTCCAGCGCAACGCTATTGTCCACTACGCCACATCTCGCGTAGTCCCGCAACAATCACTGGACGAGATCCGAGTTTCCTTTGACGTCCTCAAAGCTAAGTCCCCATGCAACTTCCTAGTCTTCGGACTCGGCCACGATTCCCTCATGTGGGCTTCACTCAATCCGGGTGGTACAACGTTATTCCTAGAAGAAGATCCCAAGTGGGTCGACACAGTTCTCAAGGACGCACCGTATCTTCGTGCCCACACGGTCAAGTACCGGACTAAACTCTCCGAGGCCGATGATCTCCTGAAACAGTACCCGTCCCAACCGGAGTGTTCTGCTGAGAAACCGTTCCTCCGCGGAAACACGAAGTGCAAGTTGGCGCTGAATATGTTGCCGTGGGAAGTTTATAACAAGGAGTGGGACCTGATCATGATTGATGCCCCGAGAGGGTATTTTGCGGAGGCGCCGGGGCGGATGGCGGCCATATATTCAGCGGCTGTTATGGCAAGGAATAGGAAGGGATCGGGAGTGACGCATGTGTTCTTGCACGACGTAGATCGAAAGGTGGAGAAAGTTTATGCAGAAACGTTTTTGTGTCGTAAAAATCGTGTCAAGTCCGTCGGAAGGCTTTGGCATTTTGAGATACCTCCCGCCACAGATTCCAGCCCACAGTTTTGCTAG